In the Acomys russatus chromosome 13, mAcoRus1.1, whole genome shotgun sequence genome, one interval contains:
- the Capg gene encoding macrophage-capping protein, with protein MYTPIPQSGSPFPASVQDPGLHIWRVEKLKPVPIAQENHGIFFSGDSYLVLHNGPEEVSHLHLWIGQQSSRDEQGACAVLAVHLNTLLGERPVQHREVQGNESDLFMSYFPRGLKYQEGGVESAFHKTTSGAAPAAIRKLYQVKGKKNIRATERALSWGSFNTGDCFILDLGQNIFAWCGGKSNILERNKARDLALAIRDSERQGKARVEIITDGEEPAEMIQVLGPKPALKEGNPEEDITADRTNAQAAALYKVSDATGQMNLTKVADSSPFASELLIADDCFVLDNGLCGKIYIWKGRKANEKERQAALQVADGFISRMRYSPDTQVEILPQGRESPIFKQFFKDWK; from the exons ATGTACACGCCCATCCCTCAGAG TGGCTCTCCGTTCCCAGCCTCAGTCCAGGACCCAGGCCTGCACATATGGCGCGTGGAGAAGCTGAAGCCGGTGCCCATCGCACAAGAGAACCATGGCATCTTTTTCTCTGGCGATTCCTACCTTGTGCTTCACAATGGCCCGGAAGAAGTCTCCCACCTGCACCTGTGGATAG GTCAGCAGTCGTCCCGAGATGAGCAGGgtgcctgtgctgtgctggccGTGCACCTCAACACCCTGCTTGGGGAGAGGCCGGTGCAGCACCGTGAGGTTCAAGGTAACGAGTCGGACCTCTTCATGAGCTACTTCCCACGCGGCCTCAAGTACCAG GAAGGTGGTGTCGAGTCAGCATTTCATAAGACGACCTCTGGGGCCGCCCCGGCAGCCATCAGGAAGCTCTACcaggttaaagggaaaaagaacatCCGTGCCACCGAGAGGGCGCTGAGCTGGGGCAGTTTCAACACCGGGGACTGCTTCATCCTGGACCTGGGTCAG AACATCTTTGCCTGGTGTGGGGGAAAGTCGAACATCCTGGAGCGCAACAAGGCGAGGGACCTGGCCCTGGCCATCAGGGACAGCGAGCGGCAGGGCAAGGCCCGGGTGGAAATCATCACCGATGGAGAGGAGCCAGCTGAGAtgattcag GTTCTGGGTCCCAAGCCTGCTCTGAAGGAGGGAAATCCTGAGGAAGACATCACAGCAGACCGGACCAACGCCCAGGCCGCAGCCCTGTATAAG GTCTCTGATGCCACTGGACAGATGAATCTAACCAAGGTGGCTGACTCCAGCCCTTTTGCCTCTGAACTGCTGATCGCAGACGACTGCTTCGTTCTGGACAACGGGCTCTGTGGCAAAATCTACATCTGGAAGG GGCGAAAAGCTAATGAGAAAGAGCGGCAGGCGGCCCTCCAAGTGGCTGACGGCTTCATCTCTCGAATGAGATATTCCCCAGACACTCAG GTGGAGATCCTGCCACAAGGCCGAGAGAGCCCCATCTTCAAGCAGTTCTTCAAGGACTGGAAGTGA